A part of Larkinella insperata genomic DNA contains:
- a CDS encoding glycosyltransferase family 4 protein: MKNYLIPQSIAERVLVVGPKHINYEGGIGYLINVYSRYFEAFKYVTTHRLAKNKAALIVYFLGQYSEFLTKLTKDRQIKIVHMHASSYGSFYRKLVLFLTSKYLFGQKVLYHMNGSEFAIFYEQSNPVQKRLIRFLVENVDVVVCLSKSWADFFRQHFRTKRLEVLHNIVENKAPQTPAKHKKPDEPLKVLFLGAIGARKGVFDLLDAIRQNREQVQGRLQLVIGGNGETEQLEHYLKEHQLEEIVSFEGWVTGDHKARLLADCHLFVLPSYSEGVPIAILEAMSYGLPILSTPVGGTAEVVLEGLNGYLVQPGDKVALFDRLMKFQQDPTLLAQMGRASRRISQNYQPDAVLPQLLRIYESILR, encoded by the coding sequence ATGAAAAACTACTTGATTCCACAATCGATCGCCGAACGGGTTTTGGTGGTCGGCCCCAAACATATCAACTACGAGGGCGGTATTGGCTATCTGATCAACGTCTACTCCCGTTATTTTGAGGCATTTAAGTATGTAACCACCCACCGGCTGGCGAAGAACAAAGCCGCGTTGATTGTTTACTTCCTGGGGCAGTATTCCGAATTTCTAACGAAGCTCACGAAAGACCGGCAGATCAAAATCGTGCACATGCACGCTTCCTCCTACGGAAGCTTCTACCGGAAGCTCGTGCTGTTTCTGACCAGCAAATACCTGTTTGGCCAAAAAGTGCTTTACCACATGAACGGGTCGGAGTTTGCCATTTTCTACGAACAAAGCAACCCGGTTCAGAAACGACTGATCCGCTTTCTGGTCGAAAATGTCGATGTAGTCGTCTGTCTGTCGAAGTCGTGGGCGGATTTTTTCCGGCAGCACTTCCGGACCAAACGGCTGGAGGTTCTGCACAACATTGTTGAGAATAAGGCTCCGCAGACACCGGCTAAGCACAAGAAACCGGACGAACCCCTGAAAGTGCTGTTTCTGGGAGCTATCGGTGCTCGCAAAGGCGTGTTTGACCTGCTGGATGCAATCCGGCAAAACCGTGAGCAGGTGCAGGGTCGACTTCAGCTGGTTATCGGCGGCAACGGCGAAACCGAGCAGTTGGAGCACTACCTGAAAGAGCACCAACTGGAAGAAATTGTGTCTTTTGAAGGCTGGGTGACCGGCGATCACAAAGCGCGCTTACTCGCCGACTGCCACCTGTTTGTCCTCCCTTCCTACAGCGAGGGCGTTCCCATTGCCATTTTGGAAGCGATGAGCTACGGCCTGCCCATTCTTTCCACGCCGGTGGGCGGCACGGCCGAAGTGGTTCTCGAGGGCCTGAACGGGTATCTGGTTCAGCCGGGCGATAAAGTGGCTTTGTTCGATCGTCTGATGAAGTTTCAGCAGGACCCCACCCTGCTGGCGCAAATGGGCCGCGCATCCCGTCGCATCAGCCAAAATTACCAGCCCGACGCGGTGCTGCCGCAACTTTTACGCATTTACGAATCCATTCTTCGTTGA
- a CDS encoding glycosyltransferase, which produces MKIIHINFSLETAGTETMLVDIVNEQSQQHEVILVILNDVYDIELIKKIDYRVQIILIERPAGSRNPFYLLKLNNIIRKLKPDCIHCHNERLGRLLYRASSSYLTVHDTRVPAENFGRYKKLFAISRSVQDDIRERTGLEADLIYNGVPVHSIRPKEEYGMTPAFRIVQISRLVHEKKGQHILLQAVSQLIGPSGNQNIHIDLIGSGESLAELTALVAELNLQDHVTFLGARDRSYIHEHLHEYHLLVQPSLFEGFGLTVAEAMAAGVPVLVSNIEGPLEITNQDEFGFVFSVGDVNHCAEQIQAIMENYSTSTFREKVARARHRVQTQFDVRRTAHDYMAAYEMH; this is translated from the coding sequence ATGAAGATTATACACATCAATTTCAGTCTGGAAACGGCGGGCACGGAAACGATGCTGGTGGATATCGTCAATGAGCAGAGCCAGCAGCATGAAGTCATCCTGGTTATCCTGAACGACGTATACGATATAGAGTTAATCAAAAAAATTGATTACCGGGTTCAGATTATCCTCATCGAACGACCCGCCGGAAGCCGCAATCCTTTTTACCTGCTCAAGCTGAATAACATTATTCGGAAACTGAAGCCAGACTGCATCCACTGCCACAACGAGCGGCTCGGCCGTTTGCTATACCGGGCGTCTTCGAGCTACCTGACGGTGCATGATACCCGGGTGCCGGCGGAAAACTTTGGCCGTTACAAAAAGCTGTTCGCCATTTCCCGCAGCGTGCAGGATGACATCCGGGAACGCACCGGCCTGGAAGCGGACCTGATTTACAACGGAGTGCCCGTCCACTCAATCAGGCCCAAAGAAGAATACGGTATGACTCCAGCTTTCCGAATCGTTCAAATCAGTCGGCTGGTTCACGAAAAAAAAGGGCAGCACATTCTTTTACAGGCTGTTAGCCAACTAATCGGCCCGTCCGGCAACCAAAATATTCACATTGATCTGATCGGTTCGGGCGAATCACTGGCGGAGCTGACGGCCCTGGTGGCGGAGCTGAACCTGCAGGACCACGTTACGTTTCTGGGTGCCCGCGACCGCAGCTACATCCACGAACACCTGCACGAATACCATCTGCTCGTGCAGCCGTCGCTCTTCGAAGGCTTTGGTCTGACAGTGGCCGAAGCCATGGCGGCCGGGGTGCCGGTGCTGGTTTCCAACATTGAAGGTCCGCTGGAAATTACCAACCAGGACGAATTTGGCTTCGTCTTTTCCGTAGGAGACGTGAACCACTGTGCCGAACAAATTCAGGCCATCATGGAGAATTATTCCACAAGCACCTTTCGGGAAAAAGTTGCCCGGGCCCGGCACCGTGTCCAGACCCAGTTCGACGTTCGCCGGACAGCGCATGACTATATGGCCGCCTATGAAATGCATTAA
- a CDS encoding serine O-acetyltransferase: MDHLIKSDLYRYAGDTSLSSFIRSMRIPGFRYTYFLRKCAVYEKYTIPGFIYRLFYHRYTYKYGFQIPRETTIGRGFQISHFGSIVINSKSIIGNNCYVSHNVTIGQTNRGKMKGYPTLGDRVWVGAGAVIVGSVVIGSNVLIAPNAYVNFDVPDNSIVMGNPGRIIPNPDATQEYIVNIVE; this comes from the coding sequence ATGGATCATCTCATCAAAAGTGACTTATACCGTTACGCCGGAGACACCAGCCTGTCCTCGTTTATCCGGAGTATGCGAATCCCGGGATTTCGGTATACGTACTTTCTGCGGAAGTGTGCCGTGTATGAAAAATACACCATACCTGGTTTTATCTACCGCTTGTTTTACCACCGCTACACGTACAAATACGGCTTTCAAATACCGCGTGAAACCACCATCGGAAGAGGATTTCAGATCAGCCACTTCGGGAGTATTGTAATTAACAGTAAATCCATAATTGGTAACAACTGTTACGTGTCACACAACGTGACCATCGGGCAGACCAACCGGGGCAAAATGAAAGGGTACCCAACGCTCGGAGACCGGGTGTGGGTCGGCGCCGGGGCCGTCATTGTCGGCAGTGTTGTCATTGGAAGCAACGTCCTGATTGCCCCCAACGCCTACGTCAATTTTGATGTACCCGACAACAGCATCGTTATGGGCAACCCCGGCCGGATCATTCCCAACCCCGACGCAACGCAGGAATACATTGTCAACATTGTGGAGTAA
- a CDS encoding glycosyltransferase family 2 protein → METTLFPKVTVITPSYNQGQFIEATIRSVLDQTYPNVEYIIVDGGSTDESMAIINNYRHRIHRVIHEQDRGQSDAINKGFRMASGELVGWINSDDILYPDCITRIVALYNQHPDGSIYYSNVLDFINEQGKKLELYQVDIPDRAYLLNQNYNVLQPGSFYPKELINRVGFVNDSIHYCMDLDLWLRLLEHGPIYTTAPKPIAGCRRWGATKTSTGGRKFLHDIRRVLRQYGSSPLSPNQARIQYQLFKHVVKETLSLA, encoded by the coding sequence ATGGAAACTACTTTATTTCCAAAAGTAACCGTTATAACACCCTCCTATAACCAGGGGCAATTCATCGAAGCCACGATTCGCTCGGTTCTTGATCAGACCTACCCTAACGTTGAATACATTATCGTTGATGGTGGATCAACGGACGAAAGTATGGCTATTATCAACAACTACCGTCACCGGATTCACCGGGTCATTCACGAACAAGATCGGGGTCAATCGGACGCTATAAACAAAGGCTTTCGGATGGCCTCCGGCGAGTTGGTAGGCTGGATTAATTCCGATGACATTCTTTATCCCGACTGTATTACCAGAATCGTTGCGTTGTATAATCAGCATCCAGACGGTTCTATCTATTACAGCAATGTTCTCGATTTTATCAATGAACAAGGTAAGAAGCTGGAATTATATCAGGTCGATATTCCGGACCGGGCGTATTTATTGAATCAAAATTACAACGTTCTTCAGCCGGGTTCTTTTTATCCGAAGGAGCTCATTAACCGGGTTGGGTTTGTCAATGATTCGATTCATTACTGCATGGATCTGGATTTATGGCTCCGTTTATTAGAACACGGCCCGATTTATACCACGGCCCCCAAACCCATTGCGGGTTGCCGGCGCTGGGGAGCGACCAAAACCAGTACGGGCGGTCGCAAGTTTCTGCACGATATCCGTCGGGTTTTGCGGCAATACGGTTCATCCCCCTTGTCACCAAACCAGGCTCGTATTCAGTATCAGCTTTTTAAACACGTCGTAAAAGAAACGCTATCCCTGGCTTAA
- a CDS encoding acyltransferase, which yields MLKEKLRLLKAAYAEQSVRWYSQFMCSWIKFRYPNIQLGTNICFYGKTIFRVDKTARVSIGDNVIFRSSTAHNFAGITKPVSIYVGENATLNIGANSGLSGASIYCSKEIVIGTYCNLGVNTNIWDTDFHPLDYELRRTQIEGATQSPIRIGNDVFVGANSTLLKGITIGSRAIIGAASVVTKSVPCDQIWAGNPARCIRAVAV from the coding sequence ATGTTAAAGGAAAAACTACGTCTACTTAAAGCTGCCTATGCTGAACAATCAGTCCGCTGGTATAGTCAATTTATGTGTTCGTGGATTAAATTCCGGTACCCTAATATCCAACTGGGCACCAATATCTGCTTTTACGGTAAAACGATATTTCGGGTTGACAAAACGGCCAGGGTATCAATCGGTGATAATGTTATCTTTCGTTCATCCACGGCTCATAATTTTGCAGGTATTACCAAGCCAGTATCTATTTACGTGGGCGAAAACGCTACACTTAATATTGGTGCAAACTCTGGACTATCAGGTGCATCAATCTATTGTTCAAAAGAAATTGTGATTGGAACCTACTGCAACCTAGGCGTTAATACCAATATCTGGGATACAGATTTCCACCCCCTTGATTATGAACTAAGACGCACGCAAATTGAAGGCGCTACCCAATCGCCGATTCGTATAGGAAATGACGTTTTTGTCGGTGCTAACTCAACCTTGTTAAAAGGCATAACGATCGGGTCCCGTGCGATCATCGGCGCAGCTTCCGTCGTAACTAAATCGGTTCCTTGCGATCAGATCTGGGCCGGTAATCCGGCACGATGCATCCGGGCAGTGGCTGTTTAA
- a CDS encoding oligosaccharide flippase family protein gives MASLYKNSVSGVLQFIFTSVLTFVSIPLFIQKLGIEAYGAFSLITLLGNLNILANLGLNVSLIKFISEQGKTQESNYDIIVSCLIIVSVIIPISTGVLIGQTFILKNLMGFSAALADQVKILYLCVVLANIFLLVGQLFAAVLDSQQYIYLNNIFQGIYSALYWGGSIAAITTGFGMTGIGVAILGSAITWSLLVTVYMFKKWGALSGSGLSKNVGRVIRKQFAHASKLYSSSLISLFFEPLTKIMVSRMVGVSEVGYLEVAYKIRTQLWSLVTKATYPLYPKIALENNRVKVAHLILNFQALIAIGLAPLITLFVFLLKDTLILWIGSTNPIVISAALWISTTYLVGTIAIPVYYYLMSKEHAGKTLWLQSINVVVNCLIIFSSYRILGVFSAVLGNSLAILSSLCLSLLIQQKYVETVQINWRGFGKLVIIFVAGCLLTYTGQSYLQTPLLRLVVGMLIIAFFYSTLGYFHAPQLMRVYNRIK, from the coding sequence ATGGCTTCATTGTATAAAAACTCAGTGAGCGGAGTATTACAATTTATTTTTACATCTGTACTCACATTTGTAAGCATTCCGCTGTTCATTCAGAAGCTGGGTATTGAAGCTTATGGTGCTTTCTCGCTGATCACTTTACTGGGAAATCTTAACATCCTCGCCAATCTGGGGTTAAATGTTTCCCTGATCAAATTTATATCAGAACAAGGGAAAACACAGGAGTCGAATTACGATATCATTGTTTCATGTCTTATTATCGTTAGCGTAATCATTCCAATTAGCACGGGCGTTTTAATCGGCCAGACCTTTATCCTGAAAAACTTGATGGGTTTCTCAGCTGCACTGGCTGACCAGGTTAAAATACTGTATCTGTGCGTGGTCCTGGCAAATATCTTTTTACTTGTGGGTCAGCTTTTCGCTGCCGTGCTGGACTCCCAACAATATATTTATTTAAACAACATATTCCAGGGAATTTATAGCGCCCTTTATTGGGGTGGCAGCATAGCCGCCATCACCACAGGGTTCGGAATGACAGGTATTGGCGTTGCTATTCTCGGATCGGCTATTACCTGGAGTTTGCTGGTTACGGTCTACATGTTTAAAAAGTGGGGGGCACTGTCGGGCAGTGGATTATCAAAGAATGTAGGCCGAGTTATCCGGAAGCAGTTTGCTCATGCCAGTAAACTTTATTCTTCCAGTTTGATTAGCCTTTTTTTCGAGCCCCTTACCAAGATTATGGTGTCCAGAATGGTTGGCGTTTCTGAAGTGGGTTATCTGGAAGTTGCGTATAAAATCAGAACGCAGTTGTGGAGTCTGGTCACAAAAGCAACGTATCCGCTTTATCCAAAAATTGCCCTTGAAAATAATAGAGTGAAAGTGGCGCATTTGATTCTCAATTTTCAGGCGCTTATTGCGATTGGCCTTGCCCCACTTATTACGCTATTCGTTTTTTTACTAAAGGACACATTAATCCTGTGGATTGGCTCGACGAACCCCATTGTTATTAGCGCAGCCTTGTGGATATCCACCACTTATCTGGTCGGTACTATTGCAATTCCGGTCTATTATTATTTGATGAGCAAAGAGCATGCGGGCAAAACTCTGTGGTTGCAAAGCATCAATGTAGTAGTCAATTGCTTAATTATCTTTAGCAGCTATCGGATTCTAGGTGTTTTTAGCGCCGTCCTGGGAAATTCACTGGCCATCCTGTCGTCGTTGTGTCTCAGTTTGCTCATACAACAGAAATATGTGGAAACGGTCCAGATCAACTGGCGGGGATTTGGGAAACTCGTTATCATTTTTGTGGCCGGCTGCCTGCTGACGTATACAGGACAAAGTTACCTTCAAACGCCTTTGTTGCGGCTTGTAGTCGGTATGCTCATTATTGCGTTTTTTTACAGCACACTTGGGTATTTTCATGCACCGCAATTAATGCGCGTTTACAATCGGATTAAATAA
- a CDS encoding tyrosine-protein kinase family protein, translating to MNPISSSSIQVKKLDIHATAMYYAKAWKWFLLSFAVSMAAAYLYYSFQAPVYLAESRLLIKDEKKGISEQSILKELDIFTPKKVVENEIEVLKSYTLMNQVVEDLGLDATYYKLTLWGKREIFGNLPIKISVKRPTSLFYKEKLKFSFIDNQSIEINGETYPIGKFVHTEYGQLKITANKPLHSDLNQLIVKFTPRIKTVKEYQKKLVVEPTTKASTVLTLAIEDGVAAKGEQILDQLIKEYNRSAIIDKNKAAANTLDFVENRLSLLSKEITVVEKDVERYKSEAGITDLSSQASLFLDKVKENDAQLSEVNLQVSSLEDLDKYVHSSSSNRGAIPVVIGLNDPVLTGLVHKLGELELENDRLKGTVGPDNPMVKAIQSQIAATKNNISDNIQTVKNMLTTNRRLLQRTNQDLETLVRSIPHKERALLNITRQQAIKNELYGYLLQKREETALSYAAAISDSRTIDSALASSEPVKPIMRNIFILFGMLGLCLPVALLAIRDSRNNRIVRRSDIESLVAVPIIGEIIQSEHNDTLIINGQNRSVIGEQIRTLRTNLQFLKTESDKSQTILFTSSISGEGKSFLSINIGASLSLIGYPTVILEFDMRKPRLEKILNKQSKKGLSHYLINEAELDDILQPIVGYENYYLLPCGSVPPNPTEILSSPRLAKLFEELQLRFDYILIDTPPCTLVSDAQLLAPYADVTLFVVRHNVTPKSNMKIIESLYREKRFEKMYLTINGITNDEEAYYYNEYGNYYENEEDSIKELEPYNDKMMTNFFTRLFHGKSSYSAKKDVDPEPAPAVSPEAVIHSVATSYTENSAKVTSTGLIDSAPVAVTQAATKSKKHTPAPPLPVDEVDGLPARNKEELEYLAVAGNYLSETKALTLLCTLLQNGYPQAFILKEEEEDQQLFKVIALSSNNRNEVTESLNQISKITNKRALVVRNKR from the coding sequence ATGAATCCAATTTCTTCTTCATCGATTCAGGTAAAAAAACTCGATATACACGCTACCGCCATGTACTATGCAAAAGCGTGGAAATGGTTTCTGCTCTCTTTTGCGGTATCTATGGCAGCCGCTTATCTCTATTATTCTTTTCAGGCCCCTGTTTACCTGGCAGAATCCCGCTTGTTAATAAAAGACGAAAAGAAAGGCATATCAGAACAGAGTATTCTGAAAGAACTGGACATTTTCACGCCTAAAAAAGTCGTGGAAAATGAGATCGAAGTATTGAAATCTTACACCTTGATGAACCAGGTTGTCGAAGACCTTGGCTTGGACGCTACCTATTATAAACTGACTCTTTGGGGAAAACGGGAAATCTTCGGTAACCTACCGATTAAAATCTCCGTCAAACGCCCGACCTCTCTGTTCTACAAGGAAAAGTTAAAATTCAGCTTTATCGATAATCAAAGCATTGAAATCAATGGGGAAACTTATCCGATTGGTAAGTTTGTCCATACGGAATATGGTCAACTGAAGATTACTGCTAACAAGCCACTTCATTCAGATCTTAACCAGCTCATCGTTAAGTTTACTCCACGGATTAAAACGGTAAAAGAATACCAGAAAAAACTAGTTGTTGAACCCACAACCAAAGCTTCTACGGTTTTAACCTTAGCCATTGAAGATGGCGTTGCCGCCAAGGGAGAGCAGATATTAGATCAACTTATTAAAGAGTACAACCGGTCGGCAATCATCGATAAAAATAAAGCCGCAGCCAATACACTGGACTTTGTTGAGAACCGTTTAAGCCTTCTTTCCAAAGAAATTACGGTTGTCGAGAAAGATGTCGAACGCTATAAATCCGAAGCCGGTATTACGGATTTGAGCAGCCAAGCCTCCCTTTTTCTGGATAAAGTAAAGGAAAACGACGCCCAGCTAAGCGAGGTTAATTTGCAGGTGTCCTCCCTGGAAGACCTCGACAAATACGTACACAGTTCGTCGTCAAATCGGGGTGCCATACCGGTTGTCATTGGCTTAAACGATCCAGTTCTGACTGGCCTGGTGCATAAGCTGGGGGAACTGGAACTGGAAAATGACCGGCTCAAAGGCACGGTGGGGCCCGATAACCCCATGGTCAAAGCAATTCAAAGTCAGATTGCCGCTACCAAAAACAACATTAGCGACAACATTCAAACCGTTAAAAACATGCTGACAACCAACCGCCGTTTGTTGCAGCGAACAAATCAGGATTTGGAAACACTAGTGCGCAGCATCCCACACAAGGAAAGAGCCTTACTGAACATTACCCGGCAGCAGGCCATCAAAAATGAACTATATGGGTACCTGCTCCAGAAGCGGGAAGAAACTGCCTTATCGTATGCCGCAGCCATTTCGGATAGCCGCACCATTGACTCGGCACTTGCGAGTTCGGAACCGGTTAAACCCATCATGCGAAACATCTTTATTTTGTTTGGTATGCTCGGCCTTTGCTTACCAGTTGCGCTTTTAGCCATCCGCGATAGCCGCAACAACCGTATTGTTCGTCGGTCGGATATTGAAAGTCTCGTTGCCGTGCCTATCATTGGGGAGATTATTCAAAGTGAACACAACGATACGCTAATTATTAACGGTCAAAACCGCTCCGTCATTGGTGAACAGATCCGTACACTACGCACTAATCTTCAATTTTTAAAAACAGAATCAGATAAAAGTCAAACGATCCTATTCACCTCCAGTATCAGTGGTGAAGGCAAATCTTTTCTCTCGATTAACATCGGCGCCAGTCTTTCTTTAATTGGCTACCCTACCGTTATTCTGGAGTTTGATATGAGAAAACCAAGACTAGAAAAAATACTGAATAAACAATCGAAGAAAGGATTAAGTCACTACTTAATCAATGAGGCTGAACTTGACGATATTTTACAGCCGATTGTTGGTTACGAAAACTATTATTTGTTGCCATGCGGATCAGTACCACCCAATCCAACTGAAATTTTAAGTTCGCCCAGATTGGCAAAGCTGTTTGAGGAACTGCAATTGCGCTTTGATTATATCCTGATTGATACCCCCCCGTGCACCCTCGTCTCTGATGCCCAGTTGTTAGCGCCTTACGCTGATGTAACGTTGTTTGTGGTGAGACATAATGTAACCCCGAAAAGCAACATGAAGATTATAGAAAGCCTGTACCGGGAAAAGCGTTTTGAAAAAATGTATTTAACGATTAACGGCATTACAAACGACGAAGAGGCTTACTATTACAATGAGTACGGCAATTATTACGAAAATGAAGAAGATTCTATTAAGGAATTAGAACCTTATAATGACAAGATGATGACTAATTTTTTCACCAGACTGTTTCACGGCAAATCATCTTATTCAGCCAAAAAAGATGTAGACCCCGAGCCAGCTCCAGCCGTATCGCCAGAAGCTGTAATTCACAGTGTAGCTACAAGTTATACCGAAAACTCAGCCAAGGTAACGTCAACCGGCCTCATTGACAGTGCACCCGTTGCAGTTACTCAAGCAGCGACTAAATCGAAAAAACATACACCCGCCCCCCCCCTGCCTGTCGATGAAGTTGATGGGTTACCGGCCAGAAATAAAGAAGAACTAGAATATCTAGCTGTAGCCGGTAATTATCTATCAGAAACAAAAGCACTTACGCTACTTTGTACGCTTTTGCAAAATGGTTATCCACAGGCTTTTATTCTGAAAGAAGAGGAAGAAGACCAGCAATTATTTAAGGTAATCGCCCTGAGTTCGAACAATAGAAATGAAGTAACCGAATCACTCAACCAGATCAGCAAGATCACAAATAAGAGGGCGCTAGTTGTTCGAAATAAACGCTAA
- a CDS encoding dienelactone hydrolase family protein codes for MKTQLMGSLGALATAGQQPAGNDVAETSADTLLQHYQACLGGPFPKATPLQPQRRETIRKEGYRIESITYEVEPQERVPALLLIPDSATAQHPAPGIAVWHQHNGEYHLGKSEPAGLAGNPMHHTAVALVREGYVVLCPDALCFEERQDPTGKLKKGDYERFEFLREVVRGRSLAWKNVLEMRRAVDYLSSRPEVRAGELGCYGHSMGSTHSWLVGPLEPRLKCIVGNCCLPSYEAIEHEHLLHCFPNFVPGWGQFGDTPDIAALIAPRALHLNFGAQDTGSPIGFVRASLPRIAAAYQKAGATENFTSFIEEGQGHVLTEAMWQRVKETFARHLKRS; via the coding sequence ATGAAGACGCAGCTTATGGGCAGCCTCGGCGCACTGGCGACCGCCGGTCAGCAACCCGCCGGCAATGACGTGGCGGAAACCTCCGCCGATACCCTGCTGCAGCACTACCAGGCCTGCCTGGGCGGGCCGTTTCCGAAAGCAACTCCGCTACAACCGCAACGGCGGGAAACCATTCGGAAAGAAGGTTACCGCATTGAATCCATTACGTACGAAGTGGAGCCGCAGGAACGGGTTCCCGCTTTGCTCCTGATCCCGGATTCCGCGACGGCCCAGCACCCGGCTCCCGGCATTGCCGTCTGGCACCAGCACAACGGCGAATACCACCTGGGCAAATCCGAGCCAGCCGGACTAGCCGGTAATCCCATGCACCATACCGCCGTTGCCCTGGTCCGAGAAGGCTACGTCGTACTGTGTCCGGATGCCCTTTGTTTTGAGGAAAGGCAGGATCCGACCGGGAAGTTGAAGAAAGGCGATTACGAACGCTTCGAATTTCTGCGCGAGGTGGTGCGGGGCCGCAGCCTGGCCTGGAAGAACGTTCTGGAAATGCGCCGGGCCGTCGATTACCTCAGTAGCCGTCCCGAAGTACGGGCTGGTGAGTTGGGTTGTTACGGTCATTCGATGGGGTCGACCCATTCCTGGCTGGTCGGGCCGCTGGAGCCCCGGCTGAAGTGCATTGTTGGAAATTGCTGCCTGCCAAGCTACGAAGCCATTGAACACGAACACCTGCTGCATTGCTTTCCGAATTTTGTTCCCGGCTGGGGCCAGTTCGGCGATACTCCCGACATTGCGGCTCTCATTGCTCCCCGGGCTTTGCATCTTAACTTCGGAGCCCAGGATACGGGTTCGCCAATTGGGTTTGTCCGGGCCAGCCTGCCGCGCATCGCTGCAGCCTATCAAAAAGCTGGTGCGACCGAAAATTTCACGTCGTTTATAGAGGAGGGTCAGGGCCATGTGCTGACGGAAGCAATGTGGCAACGGGTCAAAGAAACATTTGCCCGGCACCTAAAAAGGTCCTAA
- a CDS encoding hybrid sensor histidine kinase/response regulator, whose product MATQILLIEDEIQIRENVATLLSLKGYEVSTAPDGREGISQAIVSPPDLILCDIMMPEMDGYQVLDTIRNNRSLATVPFIFLTAKTEEIDVRRGMVSGADDYLTKPFTLDSLLRTIEGRLQREALREANLQARLEELRRTLTSVSTHEYNTPLSGILGFTSLLMDHFQEFNEEDTLSMLSMIKASALRLKRSLDNLRLMEELQQVESANTTHEFYSHGISRIDADMVRQLAGKVKERQGEEIDCQVEVANAALDCPEAGLRLILDELIDNACKFSNGSQPIQIIGRPEGINYRLSFLNVGQHFKAEDIARIAPYTQFDRKIYEQQGSGLGLSIVKKLLTFKKSPMTIQSTPAGETSVTIIFQQVLN is encoded by the coding sequence ATGGCGACGCAAATTTTATTAATCGAAGACGAAATCCAGATCCGGGAAAATGTAGCCACCTTATTGAGCCTGAAAGGCTACGAGGTCTCCACCGCCCCCGATGGCCGGGAGGGTATTAGCCAGGCCATCGTATCCCCGCCCGACCTGATCCTGTGTGATATCATGATGCCGGAGATGGACGGCTACCAGGTTCTGGATACGATTCGGAACAACCGGTCGCTGGCGACGGTCCCGTTTATTTTTCTGACGGCCAAAACCGAAGAAATCGATGTACGCCGGGGGATGGTTTCGGGAGCGGACGACTACCTGACCAAACCGTTTACGCTGGATAGCCTGCTGCGGACCATTGAGGGCCGACTGCAGCGGGAAGCCCTGCGGGAAGCCAACCTGCAGGCCCGCCTGGAAGAGCTACGCCGGACGCTGACCAGCGTTTCCACCCATGAATATAACACCCCGCTTAGCGGCATTCTGGGCTTTACCAGCCTGCTGATGGATCACTTCCAGGAGTTTAACGAAGAAGATACGCTATCGATGCTGTCGATGATTAAAGCTTCGGCCCTCCGCCTGAAACGGTCGCTGGACAACTTGCGGTTGATGGAAGAGCTGCAGCAAGTCGAGTCGGCCAATACTACGCATGAGTTTTATTCCCACGGCATTTCCCGAATCGATGCAGACATGGTCAGGCAGTTGGCGGGTAAAGTGAAGGAGCGACAAGGGGAGGAAATCGATTGCCAGGTTGAGGTTGCCAATGCCGCGCTTGACTGCCCGGAGGCCGGTTTGCGGTTAATTTTAGATGAGCTGATTGACAACGCCTGCAAATTTTCGAACGGCTCACAACCCATCCAGATTATCGGCCGACCGGAAGGCATCAATTACCGTCTGAGTTTTCTGAACGTGGGGCAACATTTCAAAGCGGAGGACATTGCCCGGATTGCCCCCTATACCCAATTTGATCGGAAGATCTATGAACAGCAAGGTTCGGGGCTGGGTTTGTCGATCGTTAAAAAGTTGCTGACGTTCAAGAAAAGTCCGATGACGATCCAGAGCACCCCCGCGGGCGAAACCTCTGTCACAATTATTTTCCAGCAAGTCCTAAATTAG